In Chaetodon trifascialis isolate fChaTrf1 chromosome 8, fChaTrf1.hap1, whole genome shotgun sequence, the DNA window GTTGACTTAATTGGCACATTGGgattacattcattcatttctgactttttttaaaactaCTCTAAACTTGACTGTTTGTTGTTCCTTAGCCAACCAGATACTTGCAAAGCAAAGTTCACATTTCATCAATAAATGACAGTGTTTCGAGTTTCGACGTCATCGCTGAATGTTGAGCAGACGCCAACAGCTGATCAGCCCGCTCATCTTCTGTTACCTGCCGTGAACAGTCAGTAAAATCCATCAAGCCAGTAGGACAAAACAGTCAAACTACAGGTGTTAATTTAAGTGCAAAACGCTTTAGCGTTGTTGAACGTGATTTGAGGGAGAGTGCCTGTCAGAGTTCATCTCCCTCCACTGTTGGTCATTTCTCTCAGTCTTTCCATGCTTATATGAACAGTTTAATAATGTTCACCTGCTGGCGTATGACTGTTGAGAAGCATCAATTCAAGCTTTATAGAGTTAAAGCCTCAATGTGTGCAATTTTTATCTGAGTGGACAGAATTCAATCTGATGGCGTGTGATACAATAACACAAAGTTCTGGTGAAGATTGGCACAGTCTGTGTTGCTTTCAGCCCTTTCATCTCTATCCCATGGTGGGGTCTGCCACAGTGTCTTTTTTGAAACCACCACGGGGGGGCGCTAAAAGccataaatctaaaaaaaaaacaaaaagaaaaaccactCAGTGGCTTTGATGTGCGGTTGTGCTGCAGGTTAAAAATCTGAGGTGTTCACAGTTGTGTGTAGCTGTCATGTACACCTATTAAAAAGTGCAATTATGCACAAAAGATTTCTAATGTCAGATATTAAAAGTATTGTGAGTATGTCATATGCAATCTTATGTACAGTTCCTGTGAAGTCCAGTCAGTCTAGTTTGGGCTGAAAGCAATAGTAGTGGTGACGGTCGTGGGGTTTGGGGGGGTTGGTTCTCTCATGCAGCGTATGTTCCCagtgctgaacacacactgcagcggCCACAACACGACGACAATAAGCAGCAGCATGAGCACGATGAAGAGCACCAGCCTCTTCCAGTCTGCCATCCGATCCAGCCTGCTGAAAGTCCGGCGCTGCGTCTGGACCGGAGCGTTCGTTCTCTTGCTGGCCCCGATGTCAATGCAGATGCAGAAGGCCGTGGGACTGTCGGGGGCGCCTGAGCCAGCGTCTTGCCTGGAGCTTTTGTAGCACAGCTTCTCCCCGTCCAGCCACACcggctcctcctgctgctggtgggTGGGCAGCTTGCAGAGGACCTCGTGGCTGGTGGTCAGGGCCGGGGGTCCCTCCTCGGGCAGCATTGTGGGGTGACGGCAGAAGGGGCAAGACAGGCGAGTGCTGGCGCCGTTACCATCCTGGTCGTCCACCGTGACGGCCATTAGGCGGGAGAGGCACTCCAGGCAGAAGGTGTGGGTGCACTCCAGCTGCTTGGGTGTTTTGAAGACATTGTCGTAGGTGTTGAAGCAGATGGAGCACTCCGGCTGGCTTGCGACTGAGAACTTCTTTTGCACCTCGCCAACAGTGACCTGGGGCTCAACCTGCATGTGCCAAATCTGCGGAGTTTGGTCCATCTTGTCTCCGAGTCTCCTCTGGACTCTCAGCTGTCCTCGCCTTGGTCTGTCCTTCACTTCTGGATTATCTTTAAAGAGAATGAAAAGTAGAGATTAGTTTTCATATTTCAGATGGTTTTTTGCTGTTGGTGTCATGAACATTTGTTTCAGCCATGCACAGCCATAATCCCAACAGGATTTCTGCCCCATTTCATACAGCCTGGTTCAATGTTGAACTTTGAACATTCCTTGAATGATTTTTGCCCTCAGAGAGGCAGAGTACACATAATACTACAAAGCTGACAGGATTTTGGCCTGTCAATTAATAATTCAGTCACAGGTGCAAAATGGGGCAAATCTGTTGAGTAATACTGTGGATTTTTCAAATACAATAGCGACgagcacaaagaaatgagtcAGTGAAGCGACAGGCCAGGGCAGGGATCGAAAGAGCACCGTCCTCCGCTGTGTGTAGTGTGGGCCAGatgttctgcagctgcagtgagtgttACAGACTTCACATGACATTTTAATAAGGACCCAGGCACTGAACAGGAAAGGCCAAGATGAGCCATATTCAAGACCCTCCAGTCCaccaaaaatgattaaaacctcTTCTGACCAAGAGTAAGAGCCCCTGTTGGTGCAGTTTGGTGTTGCAATGTTTGATCACTGACTCAGTGTCCCAGCGTTCGCTGAGCATCATATGACAAATACAAGATGGAGTCATTGTAAATGTGAAACACGGTGACAGCGGGTGTTTTGTACTTGCTCCTGACCTGAGCACAGAGTTGATCAAGCGCAAACTTTATGATCCCCGCAGTCTCAGGGTGTGCAGTATAACTCAGGATGAACACGTTGTGTACattgtgctgcagctctctttGTCTGCGTTACCTTCAAATATTCAATATCAATCTGTCATCCAGCCAATGATTCAGCAGCGAGCTATTGGAAATGCACACTGGTGTGTACTGAGTGTAGTGCTGTTTTGATAGCTTTTGTAATCTACTGACGTTCACGGCTGCTGTTGGCTTTTAACCCTTTAACAGCGCACTGGAGACACCTTATTTTTAAGGTTTTGGTTGAGCACattctttttgaaaatgaacacaCTCTGAAAATCGAATCTTTGGACCCCTCTTGCATtgagcagctgatggaggaTTGTTTTGAGTTACAGTATGAGGGTCTACCTGGAACAACATTAGTGATAAAACCAGCCTGCTTGCTGTTACTAAACCAGGTTTGGGTCACTGTCGGTCACCTGGAGCAGGTTTGGATAGTGTATAgaaactgctgctctctgtgtgtggtgtccttgtctctctctttttttttagaatgaTAAAAATATTACATGGTAATCACCTGCCTGCTGGTGTTTTTGAGCTAAGTGTCAAAAGTCCCTGATGtgaaggagagtgtgtgtgctcggGATGAAGGATGGTCAGAGCACAGgtgttcacctgtctgtgtcctcAGGGCTAGTCCTGCCCCAGTACTCCCATCTACACAAAGTCCCTGCTTGTTCTCCGCCTAATCGCTCCATCTACCCTTGAAATTCCTGCACCGccaactctctctcttttcgtCTCTGCTGAATTCAAACATGCTTTGGTGGGATGGAGACAGATTTTTCTGTATAATTACACCTGTCTAATCAGGTTAAAGCCCTCCCTAATCACCGATCACGATTCTCCGTTGCTCAAATTGAAATTCTGTTTTCGGGTGTGGTCATTTGCTGGAGCCTCCTGCGCAAAAGTGTACCGAGATTGAATTTAGCTCACCGTGATGGACAGATTTTATTAACCCCACCTCAGGAAGAAAATACCTCCATCCTGTGGGAGCGCATCTAACTGAAAAATTCAAGGAAGTCCTTCAAATGTtcaaatatttgcacatttttcattttcaaatgaggCTGCTGCCGTGcgtcagtgcagctttaaaaaacgTCTCGACAAATGGaagcaaaatcaataaatatctGGAATAATAACCATAAAGTGAGCACGATATGACAATTTGTGTCAAATGTCTCCTCTAACAAATGCAATTATAATTTACTACTTCCCTTTTTCACTTTACTTGAGAGCTGGATGGTAATTTAGTTCAGATCAAGTCATTTGAGTTCCAGCAGAACAGTAATGAACCTCAGTTTGGTGCAGCTGTCATTGCTCTGCACTCCTGCATATTCATACTGTAGTATTGGCATAACTAGTATTTACAGTGTTCATTCACACCCATAAAGGTTCATGTTAATCAATGTATGTTTCATATCTTGCATAGGTCGCAGAGATCAAACTCGAGGTCTTTAAAAGGAGAAACAGTTTTCCAAAGCCTCAGGCTATGTGGCCTGCAGAACGAGCGCTAAGTAAATAGCAACCAGCCCCAAAACGaacaacacacagtgacacattgTCAAAAGGCAGTGAGGTGAAAGCCGCTTTGGCGACAGCCTCAGGGTGTACTTTGCTGAACTCCTAATGATTCCTTGAACAGTCCTCAACAAAACACCGGGTTATATATGATATAACATAGTCTAGAATAAAAGCTTCAGAGCTAGCATTTACAGCCtctttgtttgacctttgtgTCACAGTCGGACAATAAAAACGAGATTAAATTTGAACTCTGCGTGTCGCACCTGCGTGGCTGTGCACTTGATGTAACCTCTGATGTGTGAGGTCTCTGTCCCAGAGTAGATCTGCATTTCTGCTGATTTGGCAACACCTTtagctcctgtctgtctttgttaaGAGTTCACAGGTTTTGAGAAGGCTAAGAAGGAATACTTCTGAGTGAATTCCACAGCTTTCTGTCTCaactgcctctttttttttctttctttcttttttttttttttttagcaaaaataTGCTGTTTACTTCATAATCTGACCCTGTGACAGTCTTTCACACATTGCAGACAGAAGTGAGACTGCACTAGTAAGAAAGTATTAAATTATTCATTGGTAAAATATGTCCTTATTTTTCTGGAAGTTAGTCTGGATAGTCTCTGAAGAGCTACTTGTACACAGAATTTGCTTACAAAAGTTTCAGACTCTTAAAGGGAGACTATGTAAGCTTTACCAGGAAATAactcattctttctttcataAAATGGAACATTGAACTCACGAACAAGTAGATGCAGCCCTGCTGCAAATCAATACACTTGCTGCTCCGGCCTCATTTGGACCAGTAGCCTgcagtggctaatgttagctcatGTTAGCAGACTTTGGCTTGATTCACTTCACTTACTTGACAGTTATCTTTACTGGTGTGACTGTGACAACATGCTTTGGCATTTAACATGATCCATTATCACATGCAGCCACAGTTTCATAGTCGGCCTGTTTACTGCCTGTTTACACAATAACAAGTTTTAAAGCAAGATGCAAACAGCACGTGAAACACTGCTCTTGTTCTTGAAAGAAAGACAATTTGTCCAGAGTCCAAGTGGAGGAAGGCAATCCATATGGTTTTGAGGCTAAAGCCTGGGGTCATAGACTATACAGCAGAGTCAAATATTAACTCAGACTAAGTTGTTGGTGAACCCAAAATACCAACTTCAAACATGGGAGGGGTCCTTTTATTGCCTTAAACAGTTATCTGCTTTGAGCTTCACTGTACGGCCTCTCATCACTATCAGTGACACATGTTCTTCTCACATGTCCCACTGACCCATTTGTACAGAAATCACAGCTTGCAGGTCACACGGCCTGTCCTGTTTGTTAGTCAAATTGAAGCTTTCTATTCGAGCTTCATGTAAAAGTACTGTAGTTGGCTTTTTTCAGGCCCTTTGTGTCGGGGTCAGCTGTGTGTACCTTCGCTCAGCCATCATCCTCAATGCTGCCTTACCTGTTCTCCGtttgaaaagtaaatgaaactcgatctgcctgctgtttgaacAGGGGGTGGCTGATACAGTTTAACTGAATCTGAggctgagcacacacagagcacatgtGCAACAGACAATGCAGGAAACAGtagtatatatatgtgtgtgtgtacaataacTATACAAAATGTAAGGAAATCTATTACAGATGAATCTAAGAGGGTGGAGTGTTTTAGTTTTAGGTCAATCTTTTGTGCGGTTCTTAAAAGGAGCCTGGTCATACTCACAGTCTTCTCTTGCTAAAACAGTAGTGGAAAGGGAAAGTTTTTAAAGTCTTGTATTGTCACAGCAGTGGACTAAACAGCCACGAACAGCTACAAAAAGCACAAAGGCTCGGGGCGGCATGTAGCACAAAGGTTCAGTTTACCTGTTGACTGAAGGTGATCCTCTTTATGTGTCGTCCCCGGCTCAGCTCACTCCCTTTGCACTCCAAAATGCATGTTTCTGGAGTCAAAGTCAACTGACTTCTGAGATGCCAGCAGGGAGTTCAAGGACTGAGTCGTGCCTCCTCCTGGGGTTAGGTCCTCCTCTGTTCTGATCTCAATACTCTGCTGGagtcccaggtgtgtgtgtgtgtgtgtgtgtgtgcgcgcgtgtgtgtatgtgtgtgtctgaaaaggGGTGTGTGCTCAGAGGCTGTGTAATCTCGCTGTGTCGGTGTCAGCTCTgagtcctcctccctctgtgtccgTTGGCCGGTATCACCTGCCCTGCTCCATCAGCTCCCCTTTTAGCACTTTATGCAAATGACAGTGTCTCGCCTTGAGGTGGTGtctggaggtggagaggaggggggaggaggaagaaaccTTGAGACTTCAAGGAGGGTAATACACATCCATGCCCTCACTGCactcctccctgtctctttctATGTTGatatttctctcatttcctgCTCAACTGtttctaccccccccccccaaaaaaaaacaaacacacacacacacaaagcaaatacGTCAGccctcttaaaaaaaaactcagcagATCTCCCAGAATGACAAAATGCAAACTGAATGAGTCGGCTGATGTGGTGTAATTCCACTGCACTGGACattttgcacagaaaacacactcaaaccaCACAGCTTTTGCATCAGCCAGTGTGCCGAGCTGGGCAATATAGATATAAAAGGGATTCATTTCCATTTAGTCAGTGATAAGCTAACAGGTGGCCATGCAGGCCTATCTTCCCACTGAGGCACCACTCTGTGTGAACAGCCTCTTGTCCTGCTTCCTTACTGGCTACAGTGTTGCTGGTCAGCATGGTACAAAGTGCTACCATTTGAACACATGTGTAATGACAGTAATTGTGTCTTCTTTGGTCTTCAATGATGTGACAAGCAGAAAATAGTGTTTTTGTCACGTGCATTTCAAAGACTTTTACAACATAACGGTTCAATATTTGATTcaggaaataaacataaaaataacaagTGCACATCCACTGGGAAAAGGCTCCTGTTCATTAAGATGACTTGAAGGATGTGTGGTAGAGTTTTTATTTGAttactcatttcattttatggtAATCACTAATGGCTCTGGGCCATTAGCAATAGCATGTCTCTGCAATAACAGCTGCCTAACTGACTCGGTTATTTAGTAACCCAAACACAAATACTGCCGTATCATATCAGCAAAGTAATTTATTGGGCCTTGAGTTGTGAGTGCtttgaggaaggagagggagaatcAAAAGCCATTTTATTCCCCTTCCTGGAATCTATGAACTTGCCTTTAAGATAACTATGTCAAAGATTTAGTGGGTGTCTCGGTGAAAGCAGTAATCTCCAATAATAAGTTATCTCCTGGGATGGGGGGTTGGGTGACGTGGCTGCAGAGGTTGGCCAGGGATACACGTGAGCAGggaagctgtgcgtgtgtgcaagcAGGCATGCTATAAAACGACACAGTGTTGACTGTCTGCGCACTGAGCCCACATTTACTCCAACACGAGAGAGCAAAGATGATATGATATCTGTCGCCATGCCACCGCGGGCAGAAACCTGTGCATTTTTTCAGggtaaaacacactgtgttgtgTCTGGGGCAGCTTGTAGGAAAGTCAGAAGGGTGACACTGAACACTGTCAACATTGTCACCCTCTGATCTGTACTGGAAACCAGATTTGTTCTGCACATGTACACAGGTTAGATCCTAATGCCTGACTGATGGGTTATTCAACCTACAGGACACAACAGTCCGACACGAAATATTGAAAAATTTCAGATGTTCCAGTTTTGATGTTAGATGGAGCAACAGTAATGGTTAGTCAAACAACTTCCACCTGAGCAGAAGTAAATATGACATTCAAATGATATAATTCACTGAGCAGGTCTACTGTATGTTCCTCAGAGAGTGAACCCTTTCCATATAACATCTGATAAAAGTGTCAACTTTTTACACAATAAGTCAAAAATGATTAGTTgagattttagattttcatgAACTTTGCTCTGAAGATGCATCCTTATGATTTAAGCTACTCTcactttttctcctgtgttggGCATTTTGGACAATACAATTTAATCTCTAAAATACAATAGACTTAGATACTGGGTACACATTTAAAGCATGGAATCGCTAAAGCCAGTTGTGATGTTGGACATGTTGGCTGGTACAGGGTGTCTGTGAAGGTGATGAGGAAACCAGACACCTCAAGGTGCTTTTCCACCTTCCACCACCCATCTGCTTCTCTGCAACCCAGCATCCAGCAGCGGCATTACATCAGTTTTTCCACTGTAAAAACCTCTGGCAGGCCTTTGTGTGAGTTTTGAAACTGCATGGTGGAATGGATTCGCGGATCAAGCGGCCAACATGTCTACACTTCCTGTCCGCATCCTCTCTTGGCTGTCAACAAGCAAGGCACTAGAGTTGAGCAAAGGTCACTGCTGAACTTCAATAAAAAGCCCACATCCAATAAATGCTAAGGCTGGGATACAAGTGGGAAGAGTTTAGTTTGGGGATAAATGGGATATTTTTGACTAAAATGTAAAAGCTGTGTAACCTCTGATTTGAAGCTTATATTTGAGCCTCTGCATGTGAGATGTAGACTATGATGCTTATAAACTGGGCTACAAACACTCTAGACTGTCTATTAGGTTTTGGTGCAGTCACGTTTTTCTTAgacaacagaggacagagatgagTGTGACATCTGACAGGTGAGGTTCAAGAGGACTTTAAAACAAAGCAGGCAAACAAAGGACATACTGATTTATAAGATCACAAGAGTGTATTTTACAGTTTATTGGAAGACAGTTTAGGCCATCAATTTATCTTTATGGCTTAACTGCAGCAGTCACGTTCTTCAGATAGTCCTCGGCTGCAGcgctctctgtgtttccttgccTCGCCCTGTTTTGAGGAAGAGGGATGTTTATCCTCATCATATTCGTAATCGTCCTTACCGGGATCACATTACTATTATCATTAAGAAATTGGTAAACATTTACATCTAAACTGTTTCTGAGGAGGCCAAGTCCATCCAGAGTTGAAGCAGGCTACAAACACCACAGCAGTCAGGTTTGTAAAAGGTTATTACAATAGCTTTCTATAACAAATAAGCCACGTGTGATCTCAGGTCCAggaaatatttctgtttggGGAGAGATTTTTATTTCCCACCACACTGACCTTCACTGGCAACATGTGGCATTTATGGTTATATTTATGCTGCATCTCTTCTATGCATAATTACATACTGGCAAAACGACTCTCAGAAAATGgcatgttgtaaaaaaaaacacctgttgtcacacacactcctgtgccCACGGAGAAGTTGAAAATTGTTCTGTAACAGACAAATGTAAACCGCTCGAGGACCAGTTTTCAGGTGGGTCTTAAAACAATGCTCTCATGCTCAGATGTGCACTGAAACTGTTACTGGCCACTTTGGTCTTTTCTCCTGTTCATACTGGCAGTAAAGAGATAAAGATTCTTTACGTGATTCCAGTGTTCGAGACGGGGGGCACAGCCCACAGTCCTGTGTGAAAACACATGAAGTTCAGCTGAAgataatatgaggcttcagcaggcTCCCTCTGTACGTTCCCCTCCCtgcactgcagctccacatGTAAACGCTGTCCAGGGAGccacaggaaagaaaacagtttgtATTAAAAAGTCTTTGGAAAATGCCCTCCTGATGTTGCTAAGTCAGACTACTAAAGCCTCATATTGGCTTTGATTAAAGTTCAGAATAGCTTTCTGCCATGAAAGACCACCATGGGGAAAAGAAATGATTACAGTGACCAGAAACTGCTCAAGTGTGCACATGGGCATGTGAGCATTGTTTTAAGACTTGAAAAATATGAACCTGtcctttaaaacattaaaagaaaTCTGTCTTAACTGAACAAGAAGACATGGGGATCAATGTTTAAAGACATTCCCTTTCCCATGACGGACTAGCGGCTGGGCGAAGTGGGAAACTGCCCCGGGGCTCCATCGTCTTGGGGGCCATGAAGCGCCCAACTTCAGGTGTTAATTAGCTTGTggtcatttgatttatttcaaatttgTATGAGACACGAACCACTAACACTCAGTATAAACTGATATGACGAGGCCTTACATCATCTGAAGACCCTGTCTCAAAGGGGGTCCCTTGTCAAGTCTAGTCTAGTTTTAATACCTTAGTTGATATTGTACTCACATAGTGCATACCGCTGAAAAATAACAGTCATTTGGAGGCTCCAGCTTCAGGACATAGTGTACTGGTTGGCTGTAGTTCACCCCTGTGCTGTACCTGATGAGTAAGACGACAGTGTACACAGAGTGCACAGCGCAAAGACCGTGGGAGGAATGTTTAGGGGGTCAACTGTGATCCAGCGTTCCACGCTCCTGCAgaagtagtagcagtagtaatGAGAAGTGTAGTAAGTGGCAGTATTAGAAGTATTTATACAGTGCTTTTCGAGAGCAGATATCACTAAAATACATAT includes these proteins:
- the LOC139335092 gene encoding RING finger protein 223 is translated as MDQTPQIWHMQVEPQVTVGEVQKKFSVASQPECSICFNTYDNVFKTPKQLECTHTFCLECLSRLMAVTVDDQDGNGASTRLSCPFCRHPTMLPEEGPPALTTSHEVLCKLPTHQQQEEPVWLDGEKLCYKSSRQDAGSGAPDSPTAFCICIDIGASKRTNAPVQTQRRTFSRLDRMADWKRLVLFIVLMLLLIVVVLWPLQCVFSTGNIRCMREPTPPNPTTVTTTIAFSPN